One window of the Salvia miltiorrhiza cultivar Shanhuang (shh) chromosome 6, IMPLAD_Smil_shh, whole genome shotgun sequence genome contains the following:
- the LOC130990079 gene encoding OVARIAN TUMOR DOMAIN-containing deubiquitinating enzyme 7 isoform X1 — MAKAKHQKPKPRKPAKQTHSKKRGGKQNDVSELREQLDALGLKIIQVTADGNCFFRALADQLEGDEDQHDKYRGMVVGFIKDNREMFEPFVEDEVPFEEYCHSMGEDGTWAGHMELQAACLVTRSNICIHRNMSPRWYIQNFDKHEALMIHLSYHDGEHYNSVRSKEDTCSGPARPIVIKLCQKGDADLSAKSNQPKAAARKSREECRRNALSEDSIKMVKAGSGCEDARKVEQTPNRNSKMRYHKPDMSSFVSTSDGVLQQVGGDVDVAIEVLVAEEGSSDHIVVEAESYPIIETFNGNGFPDKHQAENKDQQRLLVQDTTIELDLSGNDAETNNTKDPQPDEKKISRNKACPCGSKKKYKSCCGTVSGRSSARFPVNQTVDYGKSRKDRRQGRKGGTILSSPVHSDGGPPDMGALCI, encoded by the exons ATGGCTAAAGCAAAGCATCAAAAGCCCAAACCTAGAAAACCAGCCAAACAGACCCAC AGCAAGAAGCGGGGAGGAAAGCAAAACGATGTTTCTGAATTGCGGGAGCAGCTTGATGCTTTGGGTTTGAAGATAATTCAGGTGACTGCAGATGGTAATTGCTTTTTCAG GGCATTGGCTGATCAATTGGAAGGCGATGAGGATCAGCATGACAAGTATCGCGGCATGGTGGTCGGATTTATTAAG GATAACCGCGAAATGTTTGAGCCTTTTGTGGAAGATGAGGTTCCGTTTGAGGAGTACTGCCATTCCATGGGAGAGGATGGTACTTGGGCAGGGCACATGGAACTGCAAGCAGCTTGTCTTGTCACTCGCAGTAACATATGCATTCACAGA AATATGTCTCCGCGGTGGTACATACAAAATTTTGACAAACATGAAGCTCTGATGATTCATCT TTCCTACCATGATGGAGAACATTATAATAGTGTCCGCTCAAAGGAGGACACATGCTCTGGACCAGCTAGGCCAATTGTTATAAAG CTATGTCAAAAGGGTGATGCTGATCTTTCAGCGAAATCCAATCAACCGAAAGCAGCTGCCAGGAAGTCCAGAGAGGAATGTCGAAGGAATGCTTTATCTGAAGACTCTATCAAAATGGTGAAGGCCGGAAGTGGATGCGAAGATGCTAGAAAAGTTGAACAG ACCCCAAACAGGAATAGTAAAATGCGATATCACAAACCAGATATGAGCTCGTTTGTATCTACTTCAGACGGG GTTCTACAACAAGTCGGTGGGGATGTTGATGTTGCAATAGAAGTCCTTGTTGCTGAAGAAGGATCTTCAGATCATATAGTTGTTGAAGCTGAATCTTATCCCATAATCGAAACTTTTAATGGAAATG GTTTTCCAGACAAACACCAAGCCGAGAACAAAGATCAGCAGAGGCTACTGGTTCAAGACACAACAATCGAACTGGATTTATCTGGCAATGATGCGGAGACAAATAACACAAAAGATCCACAACCTGATGAAAAG AAAATCTCTAGGAACAAGGCTTGCCCATGTGGCTCAAAAAAGAAGTACAAGTCCTGCTGCGGTACAGTTTCTGGGAGATCATCTGCCAGATTTCCGGT
- the LOC130990079 gene encoding OVARIAN TUMOR DOMAIN-containing deubiquitinating enzyme 7 isoform X3, producing MAKAKHQKPKPRKPAKQTHSKKRGGKQNDVSELREQLDALGLKIIQVTADGNCFFRALADQLEGDEDQHDKYRGMVVGFIKDNREMFEPFVEDEVPFEEYCHSMGEDGTWAGHMELQAACLVTRSNICIHRNMSPRWYIQNFDKHEALMIHLSYHDGEHYNSVRSKEDTCSGPARPIVIKGDADLSAKSNQPKAAARKSREECRRNALSEDSIKMVKAGSGCEDARKVEQTPNRNSKMRYHKPDMSSFVSTSDGVLQQVGGDVDVAIEVLVAEEGSSDHIVVEAESYPIIETFNGNGFPDKHQAENKDQQRLLVQDTTIELDLSGNDAETNNTKDPQPDEKKISRNKACPCGSKKKYKSCCGTVSGRSSARFPVNQTVDYGKSRKDRRQGRKGGTILSSPVHSDGGPPDMGALCI from the exons ATGGCTAAAGCAAAGCATCAAAAGCCCAAACCTAGAAAACCAGCCAAACAGACCCAC AGCAAGAAGCGGGGAGGAAAGCAAAACGATGTTTCTGAATTGCGGGAGCAGCTTGATGCTTTGGGTTTGAAGATAATTCAGGTGACTGCAGATGGTAATTGCTTTTTCAG GGCATTGGCTGATCAATTGGAAGGCGATGAGGATCAGCATGACAAGTATCGCGGCATGGTGGTCGGATTTATTAAG GATAACCGCGAAATGTTTGAGCCTTTTGTGGAAGATGAGGTTCCGTTTGAGGAGTACTGCCATTCCATGGGAGAGGATGGTACTTGGGCAGGGCACATGGAACTGCAAGCAGCTTGTCTTGTCACTCGCAGTAACATATGCATTCACAGA AATATGTCTCCGCGGTGGTACATACAAAATTTTGACAAACATGAAGCTCTGATGATTCATCT TTCCTACCATGATGGAGAACATTATAATAGTGTCCGCTCAAAGGAGGACACATGCTCTGGACCAGCTAGGCCAATTGTTATAAAG GGTGATGCTGATCTTTCAGCGAAATCCAATCAACCGAAAGCAGCTGCCAGGAAGTCCAGAGAGGAATGTCGAAGGAATGCTTTATCTGAAGACTCTATCAAAATGGTGAAGGCCGGAAGTGGATGCGAAGATGCTAGAAAAGTTGAACAG ACCCCAAACAGGAATAGTAAAATGCGATATCACAAACCAGATATGAGCTCGTTTGTATCTACTTCAGACGGG GTTCTACAACAAGTCGGTGGGGATGTTGATGTTGCAATAGAAGTCCTTGTTGCTGAAGAAGGATCTTCAGATCATATAGTTGTTGAAGCTGAATCTTATCCCATAATCGAAACTTTTAATGGAAATG GTTTTCCAGACAAACACCAAGCCGAGAACAAAGATCAGCAGAGGCTACTGGTTCAAGACACAACAATCGAACTGGATTTATCTGGCAATGATGCGGAGACAAATAACACAAAAGATCCACAACCTGATGAAAAG AAAATCTCTAGGAACAAGGCTTGCCCATGTGGCTCAAAAAAGAAGTACAAGTCCTGCTGCGGTACAGTTTCTGGGAGATCATCTGCCAGATTTCCGGT
- the LOC130990079 gene encoding OVARIAN TUMOR DOMAIN-containing deubiquitinating enzyme 7 isoform X2 gives MAKAKHQKPKPRKPAKQTHSKKRGGKQNDVSELREQLDALGLKIIQVTADGNCFFRALADQLEGDEDQHDKYRGMVVGFIKDNREMFEPFVEDEVPFEEYCHSMGEDGTWAGHMELQAACLVTRSNICIHRNMSPRWYIQNFDKHEALMIHLSYHDGEHYNSVRSKEDTCSGPARPIVIKLCQKGDADLSAKSNQPKAAARKSREECRRNALSEDSIKMVKAGSGCEDARKVEQTPNRNSKMRYHKPDMSSFVSTSDGVLQQVGGDVDVAIEVLVAEEGSSDHIVVEAESYPIIETFNGNDKHQAENKDQQRLLVQDTTIELDLSGNDAETNNTKDPQPDEKKISRNKACPCGSKKKYKSCCGTVSGRSSARFPVNQTVDYGKSRKDRRQGRKGGTILSSPVHSDGGPPDMGALCI, from the exons ATGGCTAAAGCAAAGCATCAAAAGCCCAAACCTAGAAAACCAGCCAAACAGACCCAC AGCAAGAAGCGGGGAGGAAAGCAAAACGATGTTTCTGAATTGCGGGAGCAGCTTGATGCTTTGGGTTTGAAGATAATTCAGGTGACTGCAGATGGTAATTGCTTTTTCAG GGCATTGGCTGATCAATTGGAAGGCGATGAGGATCAGCATGACAAGTATCGCGGCATGGTGGTCGGATTTATTAAG GATAACCGCGAAATGTTTGAGCCTTTTGTGGAAGATGAGGTTCCGTTTGAGGAGTACTGCCATTCCATGGGAGAGGATGGTACTTGGGCAGGGCACATGGAACTGCAAGCAGCTTGTCTTGTCACTCGCAGTAACATATGCATTCACAGA AATATGTCTCCGCGGTGGTACATACAAAATTTTGACAAACATGAAGCTCTGATGATTCATCT TTCCTACCATGATGGAGAACATTATAATAGTGTCCGCTCAAAGGAGGACACATGCTCTGGACCAGCTAGGCCAATTGTTATAAAG CTATGTCAAAAGGGTGATGCTGATCTTTCAGCGAAATCCAATCAACCGAAAGCAGCTGCCAGGAAGTCCAGAGAGGAATGTCGAAGGAATGCTTTATCTGAAGACTCTATCAAAATGGTGAAGGCCGGAAGTGGATGCGAAGATGCTAGAAAAGTTGAACAG ACCCCAAACAGGAATAGTAAAATGCGATATCACAAACCAGATATGAGCTCGTTTGTATCTACTTCAGACGGG GTTCTACAACAAGTCGGTGGGGATGTTGATGTTGCAATAGAAGTCCTTGTTGCTGAAGAAGGATCTTCAGATCATATAGTTGTTGAAGCTGAATCTTATCCCATAATCGAAACTTTTAATGGAAATG ACAAACACCAAGCCGAGAACAAAGATCAGCAGAGGCTACTGGTTCAAGACACAACAATCGAACTGGATTTATCTGGCAATGATGCGGAGACAAATAACACAAAAGATCCACAACCTGATGAAAAG AAAATCTCTAGGAACAAGGCTTGCCCATGTGGCTCAAAAAAGAAGTACAAGTCCTGCTGCGGTACAGTTTCTGGGAGATCATCTGCCAGATTTCCGGT